In a genomic window of Deltaproteobacteria bacterium:
- a CDS encoding class I SAM-dependent methyltransferase: protein MPPSGLGGPGARVARFQADHVRQEPGLVEPPKAEPDLFRPQCPNRTKAVRAPSVGDGLFRAGPMFGPKVRSRFTPSRKPSQPLKPREQSMSMYSQFAVWYDRIFPFSPGVYAFLTHHLGDMGGPVLDLGCGTGDYCAAFSRDGVQAVGLDLDPAMISQARTRGPETEFHVLDMTKFPSLGGPWTMIYSIGNTAAHLPAERFWTCVEHVADRLVPGGTWIVQVMNWDFVLSLPSFVFPPKVMDQAVFHRTYEDVSSESLIFKTSLDIDGRHAFADQVRLHPLPSAVIVAGHEKRGFKLVEHVADYAGSAFDPEIFSANIFVFRK, encoded by the coding sequence ATGCCTCCGTCCGGATTGGGTGGGCCAGGCGCGCGCGTGGCGCGATTTCAGGCTGATCATGTACGACAGGAACCGGGACTTGTCGAACCGCCAAAAGCCGAGCCAGATCTTTTCCGCCCCCAATGTCCGAACCGGACAAAGGCGGTGCGCGCGCCATCCGTGGGTGATGGGCTTTTTCGGGCTGGACCCATGTTCGGTCCAAAAGTAAGATCCCGGTTCACGCCATCCAGAAAGCCGTCCCAACCACTCAAACCACGGGAGCAATCCATGTCCATGTATTCCCAGTTCGCCGTCTGGTACGACCGTATTTTTCCATTCAGCCCCGGCGTGTACGCCTTTCTGACCCACCATCTGGGTGACATGGGCGGACCGGTCCTGGACCTGGGCTGTGGCACGGGCGACTACTGCGCCGCCTTCTCCCGCGACGGCGTCCAGGCCGTGGGCCTGGACCTGGATCCGGCCATGATCTCCCAGGCCCGGACCCGTGGCCCGGAAACCGAGTTCCACGTCCTGGACATGACCAAATTCCCAAGCCTGGGCGGGCCTTGGACCATGATCTACTCCATCGGCAACACGGCCGCCCATTTGCCCGCCGAACGTTTCTGGACCTGCGTCGAGCACGTCGCCGACCGTCTTGTCCCCGGCGGAACGTGGATCGTGCAAGTCATGAACTGGGATTTCGTGCTGAGCCTGCCCTCGTTCGTCTTTCCGCCCAAGGTCATGGATCAGGCCGTGTTTCACCGGACCTACGAGGACGTTTCTTCCGAAAGCCTGATCTTCAAAACCAGCCTGGACATCGACGGCCGCCATGCCTTCGCGGATCAGGTCCGCCTGCATCCCCTGCCTTCGGCGGTCATCGTCGCCGGACACGAAAAGCGCGGCTTCAAGCTGGTCGAACACGTGGCCGACTACGCCGGCAGCGCCTTTGATCCCGAAATTTTCTCCGCCAACATCTTCGTTTTCCGCAAATAA
- a CDS encoding Crp/Fnr family transcriptional regulator, giving the protein MDFAVAMGQSKLFKGLPEHELRQLERISEARRYDKGQAIFQEGAEGVGFFVVVEGQVKVFKMSFDGREQILHILGPGDPLGEVPVFAGQTFPANAQALTASSLYFLPRQKLIDLYRESPSLAMNMLAVLSRRLREFTVLIENLSLKEIPQRLAVYLLHQQAQKPVSARVKLSVTKGVLSNILGTSQETLSRVLGRLSQEGLIEVQGKEIILLDPDRLRELAEGGMRP; this is encoded by the coding sequence ATGGATTTCGCCGTGGCCATGGGCCAGAGCAAACTGTTCAAGGGGCTGCCCGAGCACGAGCTGCGCCAGCTGGAACGCATCAGCGAAGCCCGCCGCTACGACAAGGGCCAGGCCATTTTTCAGGAAGGCGCCGAGGGCGTCGGCTTTTTCGTGGTCGTGGAAGGCCAGGTCAAGGTGTTCAAGATGTCCTTCGATGGCCGGGAGCAGATCCTGCACATCCTCGGCCCCGGCGACCCCCTGGGCGAGGTCCCGGTCTTCGCCGGCCAGACCTTTCCGGCCAACGCCCAAGCCCTGACCGCGTCCAGCCTCTATTTCCTTCCGCGCCAAAAACTGATCGACCTCTACCGCGAGAGCCCGTCCCTGGCCATGAACATGCTGGCCGTGCTCTCGCGGCGGCTGCGGGAATTCACGGTGCTCATCGAAAATCTGTCCCTGAAGGAAATTCCCCAGCGCCTGGCCGTCTATCTCCTGCACCAACAGGCCCAAAAACCCGTTTCGGCCAGGGTCAAGCTCAGCGTGACCAAGGGCGTGCTCTCCAACATCCTGGGCACATCCCAGGAAACCCTGTCCCGCGTCCTGGGCAGGCTGTCCCAGGAAGGACTGATCGAGGTCCAGGGCAAGGAAATCATCCTCCTCGACCCGGACCGGTTGCGGGAACTGGCCGAGGGCGGAATGCGGCCGTAG
- a CDS encoding acyl-CoA thioesterase: MSLEFERQPSGYLVLRTLAMPRDTNPSGDIFGGWILAQMDVAGGLMAAEIAQGRVVTVSVEKMVFQKPVRVGDTICVHAELLRVGNSSMDIRLEVWARQIVGAFEANRQLVTEGVFRYVAVDAQGRPRRIADNPGFFTKRGD; encoded by the coding sequence ATGTCCTTGGAATTCGAGCGTCAACCTTCGGGTTATTTGGTTCTTCGGACCCTGGCCATGCCCAGGGACACCAACCCCAGCGGCGATATTTTCGGCGGCTGGATCCTGGCACAAATGGACGTGGCCGGCGGACTCATGGCCGCGGAAATCGCCCAGGGCCGCGTCGTGACCGTCAGCGTCGAGAAGATGGTCTTTCAAAAGCCCGTGCGCGTGGGCGACACCATCTGCGTGCATGCCGAACTGCTCCGGGTCGGCAACTCCTCCATGGATATCAGGCTCGAGGTCTGGGCGCGGCAGATAGTCGGTGCCTTTGAAGCCAACCGCCAACTGGTGACCGAGGGCGTGTTCCGCTACGTGGCCGTGGACGCCCAGGGTCGGCCCCGGCGGATCGCCGACAATCCCGGTTTTTTTACCAAGCGTGGCGACTAG